A genomic region of Vitis vinifera cultivar Pinot Noir 40024 chromosome 7, ASM3070453v1 contains the following coding sequences:
- the LOC100257129 gene encoding transcription factor GTE7, with protein MASAVLASRNEAYWGERKVYMRKYTNNNNSRLKFIPNPNPNPNSDLNLSRQIHDLPSKAQFRRTNEPPAASLLSPVANDSSSLNRKAISLNDRKESSQGGYVTFNLGAYSRRELKELKKRLLLELDQVRNLRNRIESRDFESRSVYPAPHLSSSHGGREAISTPRPPPLQIKYALDSPGAAASKEKRTPKANQCYPPSEFLIGKNKTVSPKSKKVSGSKRSLPVASGRDSKRPMPEPEPEPEPLMDKLVSSMMRRCGQILTKLMKHKFGWVFNKPVDVVGLGLHDYHKIVKQPMDLGSVKSKLERKVYLSPLDFASDVRLTFRNAMLYNPKGQDVYYMSEHLLSLFDEMFNPAYRKFENEVEEARHRQLPLAPVPAPSRMPKKSDTVRAQAAHLAPPSAQIPMPMSAPVPAAAPTVNPLVPRSSGKLPKPRAKDKVKREMSFEEKAKLGMNLENVPPEKMEQLVAIIRKRNPHMAQDGDDIELDIEAVDIETLWELDRFVSNYKKMESKIRRQGLIMNQTLATQLNKSPVTDNPDVGQKNKKGEIGEEDVDIGEEMPVSHFPPVEIDKDAAYASSSSRSSSGSSSSSDDSSSSDSGSSSGSDSDADSVHSPCAESKDASVT; from the exons ATGGCATCGGCCGTTTTGGCTAGTCGGAATGAAGCGTATTGGGGGGAACGAAAGGTTTATATGAGGAAATACACCAACAACAACAATTCTCGTCTCAAGTTCAttcctaaccctaaccctaaccctaactcTGATCTTAATCTTAGTAGGCAGATCCATGATCTTCCAAGCAAGGCTCAGTTTCGCCGCACCAACGAGCCACCGGCAGCCTCTCTTCTTTCACCCGTGGCCAATGATTCGTCGTCACTCAACCGGAAAGCGATTAGCCTCAACGATCGGAAGGAGTCATCTCAGGGTGGATATGTCACCTTCAATCTCGGTGCGTATTCAAGAAGAGAGCTGAAGGAGCTAAAGAAGCGCTTGTTATTGGAGCTGGACCAGGTCAGGAACCTGAGGAATCGGATCGAATCGAGAGACTTCGAATCCAGATCTGTTTACCCTGCTCCTCACCTTTCTAGCAGCCATGGTGGCAGAGAAGCCATTTCCACACCTAGACCACCGCCTCTTCAGATCAAGTACGCATTGGATTCGCCCGGCGCGGCTGCCTCCAAGGAGAAGCGTACTCCCAAGGCGAACCAATGCTATCCGCCGTCCGAATTCTTGATCGGAAAGAATAAAACTGTGTCCCCGAAAAGTAAGAAGGTTTCGGGAAGCAAACGTAGCTTACCGGTTGCCTCAGGTAGAGATTCAAAGCGTCCGATGCCGGAGCCGGAGCCGGAGCCGGAGCCATTAATGGACAAACTTGTGTCGAGTATGATGAGAAGGTGTGGTCAGATCTTGACGAAGCTGATGAAGCACAAGTTCGGGTGGGTGTTCAATAAGCCGGTCGATGTGGTTGGATTAGGGCTTCACGATTATCACAAGATAGTCAAGCAGCCAATGGACTTGGGCAGTGTGAAATCCAAACTTGAAAGAAAAGTATACTTGTCACCACTTGATTTCGCTTCAGATGTTCGGTTAACTTTCAGAAATGCAATGCTTTACAATCCCAAAGGCCAAGATGTGTATTATATGTCGGAACACCTTCTCAGTCTCTTTGATGAGATGTTCAATCCCGCCTACAGAAAGTTTGAGAACGAGGTAGAAGAAGCACGGCATAGGCAGTTGCCTTTGGCTCCAGTTCCAGCTCCATCTAGGATGCCCAAGAAATCTGATACGGTCAGAGCACAAGCTGCACATTTGGCGCCTCCATCAGCTCAGATCCCGATGCCAATGTCTGCACCTGTTCCTGCCGCAGCCCCAACTGTGAACCCCTTGGTGCCAAGATCATCCGGAAAGTTACCAAAGCCTAGGGCCAAGGACAAGGTCAAAAGGGAGATGAGCTTTGAGGAGAAGGCCAAATTGGGGATGAATCTTGAGAATGTGCCCCCCGAGAAGATGGAGCAGTTGGTGGCTATCATAAGGAAGAGAAATCCCCACATGGCTCAAGATGGGGATGATATCGAGCTTGATATTGAGGCTGTTGACATTGAGACATTGTGGGAGCTTGATAGGTTCGTGAGCAACTATAAGAAGATGGAGAGCAAGATTAGGAGGCAAGGACTTATTATGAACCAGACTCTGGCTACCCAACTCAACAAG TCTCCTGTGACTGATAATCCTGACGTGGGGCAGAAGAACAAGAAAGGTGAAATAGGGGAGGAGGATGTTGATATTGGAGAGGAGATGCCGGTGAGTCACTTCCCACCTGTGGAGATAGACAAAGATGCTGCTTATGCCAGCAGCAGTTCACGTAGTTCCAGTGGCTCTAGTTCTAGTAGTGATGACTCCTCATCCAGTG ATTCGGGCAGTTCTTCTGGGAGTGATTCTGATGCAGACAGTGTTCATTCGCCCTGTGCAGAATCCAAGGACGCATCTGTGACCTAA
- the LOC100258853 gene encoding probable beta-D-xylosidase 6 isoform X2 produces the protein MPPTNSDYPFCNTSLPISTRAQSLVSLLTLSEKIQQLSDEAAAIPRLYIPAYEWWSESLHGIATNGPGVSFNGTVSAATSFPQVLLTAASFNRSLWFSIGSAIAVEARAMYNVGQAGLTFWAPNINIFRDPRWGRGQETPGEDPMVASAYAVEFVRGFQGGNWKGGDEIRGAVGKKRVLRGDSDGDGLMLSACCKHLTAYDLEKWGNFSRYSFDAVVSNQDLEDTYQPPFRSCVQQGKASCLMCSYNRVNGVPACARQDLFQKAKTEWGFKGYITSDCDAVATVYEYQHYANSPEDAVADVLKAGTDINCGSYMLRHTQSAIDQGKVKEEDIDRALFNLFSVQMRLGLFDGDPANGLYGNLGPKDVCTKEHRTLALEAARQGIVLLKNDKKFLPLDKSRISSLAIIGPQADQPFLGGGYTGIPCKPESLVEGLKTYVEKTSFAAGCVDVPCLSDTGFDEAVSIARKADIVVVVAGLDLSQETEDHDRVSLLLPGKQMALISSVASAIQKPLVLVLTGGGPLDVSFAEQDPRIASILWIGYPGEAGAKALAEIIFGDFNPGGRLPMTWYPESFTRVPMNDMNMRADPYRGYPGRTYRFYIGHRVYGFGQGLSYTKFAYQFVSAPNKLNLLRSSDTVSSKNLPRQRREEVNYFHIEELDTCDSLRFHVEISVTNVGDMDGSHVVMLFSRVPKIVKGTPEKQLIGFSRVHTVSRRSTETSIMVDPCEHFSIANEQGKRIMPLGDHTIMLGDVVHSVSVEI, from the exons ATGCCACCAACCAATAGTGACTATCCCTTCTGCAACACTTCCCTCCCCATATCTACCAGAGCTCAATCTCTCGTCTCCCTCCTCACCCTCTCTGAAAAGATACAGCAACTTTCCGATGAGGCCGCTGCTATTCCTAGGCTTTATATCCCTGCCTATGAGTGGTGGTCCGAGTCGCTCCACGGGATTGCCACCAATGGCCCCGGAGTCTCCTTCAACGGCACCGTTTCAGCTGCCACTAGCTTCCCTCAAGTTCTTCTTACTGCCGCTTCTTTCAATCGGAGCCTTTGGTTTTCAATTGGATCCGCCATCGCCGTGGAGGCTCGGGCAATGTACAATGTGGGTCAAGCTGGATTGACGTTTTGGGCGcctaatatcaatatttttagggACCCAAGATGGGGGAGAGGCCAAGAGACGCCCGGAGAAGACCCCATGGTGGCGTCTGCTTACGCGGTGGAGTTCGTGAGGGGTTTTCAGGGTGGGAATTGGAAGGGCGGCGATGAAATTAGAGGTGCGGTAGGTAAGAAGAGGGTGTTGCGAGGGGATAGTGATGGTGATGGGCTGATGCTTTCTGCTTGTTGCAAGCATCTTACTGCTTATGACTTGGAGAAATGGGGGAATTTCAGTAGATATAGCTTCGATGCTGTG GTTTCAAATCAGGACCTGGAGGATACCTACCAACCCCCATTTCGTAGTTGCGTTCAGCAAGGTAAAGCAAGCTGCTTAATGTGTTCATACAATCGGGTGAATGGTGTGCCAGCATGTGCCCGGCAGGATCTCTTCCAGAAAGCCAAAACTGAGTGGGGCTTCAAAGG ATATATAACCTCAGACTGTGATGCTGTGGCAACTGTTTATGAATATCAGCATTATGCAAACTCCCCTGAAGATGCAGTGGCTGATGTTCTCAAAGCAG GAACTGACATAAATTGTGGATCATATATGTTGAGACACACACAATCTGCAATAGATCAGGGGAAGGTGAAAGAAGAAGACATAGACAGAGCCCTTTTCAATCTGTTTTCAGTTCAAATGCGCCTTGGGCTTTTTGATGGAGACCCTGCAAACGGGCTGTATGGAAACTTAGGACCTAAAGATGTATGTACTAAGGAGCACAGGACATTGGCACTTGAAGCAGCAAGGCAAGGCATTGTGCTTTTGAAGAATGATAAGAAGTTCTTGCCTTTGGATAAGAGTAGGATATCTTCATTAGCTATTATTGGTCCACAGGCTGATCAGCCATTTCTGGGTGGCGGTTACACAG GAATTCCCTGCAAACCAGAGAGCCTTGTTGAAGGACTCAAGACATATGTGGAGAAAACATCATTTGCAGCTGGTTGCGTGGATGTGCCTTGCCTTTCAGACACTGGATTTGATGAAGCTGTTAGTATTGCAAGAAAAGCtgatattgttgttgttgtggcTGGATTGGATTTGTCTCAAGAAACTGAAGATCACGATAGGGTTAGTCTTCTCTTGCCTGGAAAGCAGATGGCCCTTATTTCTTCTGTTGCCAGTGCAATTCAAAAGCCCCTAGTCTTGGTTCTTACTGGGGGTGGACCTCTTGATGTGTCATTTGCTGAACAAGACCCACGAATCGCAAGCATTCTGTGGATTGGTTACCCTGGTGAGGCTGGTGCAAAAGCACTAGCAGAAATAATCTTTGGAGATTTCAATCCAG GTGGAAGATTGCCCATGACATGGTATCCTGAGTCATTCACCCGTGTGCCCATGAATGATATGAACATGAGGGCTGATCCTTATCGTGGCTATCCAGGAAGAACTTATCGATTTTATATTGGACATAGAGTCTATGGATTTGGACAAGGCTTGAGTTATACCAAGTTTGCTTACCAGTTTGTTTCAGCtccaaacaaattaaatttactGAGATCAAGCGACACTGTTTCCAGTAAGAACTTACCGCGACAAAGAAGAGAAGAGGTTAATTACTTTCACATTGAAGAGTTGGACACTTGTGATTCATTAAGATTTCATGTTGAGATCTCTGTGACTAATGTTGGAGACATGGATGGAAGCCATGTTGTAATGTTGTTCTCTAGAGTGCCAAAAATTGTGAAGGGCACTCCAGAAAAACAGCTAATTGGGTTCAGTCGTGTGCATACTGTGTCTCGTAGATCAACTGAAACAAGCATCATGGTAGATCCTTGTGAACATTTTAGCATTGCAAATGAGCAAGGCAAAAGGATAATGCCCTTGGGTGATCACACTATAATGTTAGGAGATGTAGTGCATTCTGTCTCGGTTGAAATTTGA
- the LOC100258853 gene encoding probable beta-D-xylosidase 6 isoform X1, with amino-acid sequence MSTEWRFLFICLFLQVLPLFSISESTHPQFPCMPPTNSDYPFCNTSLPISTRAQSLVSLLTLSEKIQQLSDEAAAIPRLYIPAYEWWSESLHGIATNGPGVSFNGTVSAATSFPQVLLTAASFNRSLWFSIGSAIAVEARAMYNVGQAGLTFWAPNINIFRDPRWGRGQETPGEDPMVASAYAVEFVRGFQGGNWKGGDEIRGAVGKKRVLRGDSDGDGLMLSACCKHLTAYDLEKWGNFSRYSFDAVVSNQDLEDTYQPPFRSCVQQGKASCLMCSYNRVNGVPACARQDLFQKAKTEWGFKGYITSDCDAVATVYEYQHYANSPEDAVADVLKAGTDINCGSYMLRHTQSAIDQGKVKEEDIDRALFNLFSVQMRLGLFDGDPANGLYGNLGPKDVCTKEHRTLALEAARQGIVLLKNDKKFLPLDKSRISSLAIIGPQADQPFLGGGYTGIPCKPESLVEGLKTYVEKTSFAAGCVDVPCLSDTGFDEAVSIARKADIVVVVAGLDLSQETEDHDRVSLLLPGKQMALISSVASAIQKPLVLVLTGGGPLDVSFAEQDPRIASILWIGYPGEAGAKALAEIIFGDFNPGGRLPMTWYPESFTRVPMNDMNMRADPYRGYPGRTYRFYIGHRVYGFGQGLSYTKFAYQFVSAPNKLNLLRSSDTVSSKNLPRQRREEVNYFHIEELDTCDSLRFHVEISVTNVGDMDGSHVVMLFSRVPKIVKGTPEKQLIGFSRVHTVSRRSTETSIMVDPCEHFSIANEQGKRIMPLGDHTIMLGDVVHSVSVEI; translated from the exons ATGTCTACAGAATGGAGATTCCTCTTCATCTGCCTCTTTCTCCAAGTCCTCCCCTTGTTCTCCATTTCTGAGTCAACTCATCCACAGTTCCCATGTATGCCACCAACCAATAGTGACTATCCCTTCTGCAACACTTCCCTCCCCATATCTACCAGAGCTCAATCTCTCGTCTCCCTCCTCACCCTCTCTGAAAAGATACAGCAACTTTCCGATGAGGCCGCTGCTATTCCTAGGCTTTATATCCCTGCCTATGAGTGGTGGTCCGAGTCGCTCCACGGGATTGCCACCAATGGCCCCGGAGTCTCCTTCAACGGCACCGTTTCAGCTGCCACTAGCTTCCCTCAAGTTCTTCTTACTGCCGCTTCTTTCAATCGGAGCCTTTGGTTTTCAATTGGATCCGCCATCGCCGTGGAGGCTCGGGCAATGTACAATGTGGGTCAAGCTGGATTGACGTTTTGGGCGcctaatatcaatatttttagggACCCAAGATGGGGGAGAGGCCAAGAGACGCCCGGAGAAGACCCCATGGTGGCGTCTGCTTACGCGGTGGAGTTCGTGAGGGGTTTTCAGGGTGGGAATTGGAAGGGCGGCGATGAAATTAGAGGTGCGGTAGGTAAGAAGAGGGTGTTGCGAGGGGATAGTGATGGTGATGGGCTGATGCTTTCTGCTTGTTGCAAGCATCTTACTGCTTATGACTTGGAGAAATGGGGGAATTTCAGTAGATATAGCTTCGATGCTGTG GTTTCAAATCAGGACCTGGAGGATACCTACCAACCCCCATTTCGTAGTTGCGTTCAGCAAGGTAAAGCAAGCTGCTTAATGTGTTCATACAATCGGGTGAATGGTGTGCCAGCATGTGCCCGGCAGGATCTCTTCCAGAAAGCCAAAACTGAGTGGGGCTTCAAAGG ATATATAACCTCAGACTGTGATGCTGTGGCAACTGTTTATGAATATCAGCATTATGCAAACTCCCCTGAAGATGCAGTGGCTGATGTTCTCAAAGCAG GAACTGACATAAATTGTGGATCATATATGTTGAGACACACACAATCTGCAATAGATCAGGGGAAGGTGAAAGAAGAAGACATAGACAGAGCCCTTTTCAATCTGTTTTCAGTTCAAATGCGCCTTGGGCTTTTTGATGGAGACCCTGCAAACGGGCTGTATGGAAACTTAGGACCTAAAGATGTATGTACTAAGGAGCACAGGACATTGGCACTTGAAGCAGCAAGGCAAGGCATTGTGCTTTTGAAGAATGATAAGAAGTTCTTGCCTTTGGATAAGAGTAGGATATCTTCATTAGCTATTATTGGTCCACAGGCTGATCAGCCATTTCTGGGTGGCGGTTACACAG GAATTCCCTGCAAACCAGAGAGCCTTGTTGAAGGACTCAAGACATATGTGGAGAAAACATCATTTGCAGCTGGTTGCGTGGATGTGCCTTGCCTTTCAGACACTGGATTTGATGAAGCTGTTAGTATTGCAAGAAAAGCtgatattgttgttgttgtggcTGGATTGGATTTGTCTCAAGAAACTGAAGATCACGATAGGGTTAGTCTTCTCTTGCCTGGAAAGCAGATGGCCCTTATTTCTTCTGTTGCCAGTGCAATTCAAAAGCCCCTAGTCTTGGTTCTTACTGGGGGTGGACCTCTTGATGTGTCATTTGCTGAACAAGACCCACGAATCGCAAGCATTCTGTGGATTGGTTACCCTGGTGAGGCTGGTGCAAAAGCACTAGCAGAAATAATCTTTGGAGATTTCAATCCAG GTGGAAGATTGCCCATGACATGGTATCCTGAGTCATTCACCCGTGTGCCCATGAATGATATGAACATGAGGGCTGATCCTTATCGTGGCTATCCAGGAAGAACTTATCGATTTTATATTGGACATAGAGTCTATGGATTTGGACAAGGCTTGAGTTATACCAAGTTTGCTTACCAGTTTGTTTCAGCtccaaacaaattaaatttactGAGATCAAGCGACACTGTTTCCAGTAAGAACTTACCGCGACAAAGAAGAGAAGAGGTTAATTACTTTCACATTGAAGAGTTGGACACTTGTGATTCATTAAGATTTCATGTTGAGATCTCTGTGACTAATGTTGGAGACATGGATGGAAGCCATGTTGTAATGTTGTTCTCTAGAGTGCCAAAAATTGTGAAGGGCACTCCAGAAAAACAGCTAATTGGGTTCAGTCGTGTGCATACTGTGTCTCGTAGATCAACTGAAACAAGCATCATGGTAGATCCTTGTGAACATTTTAGCATTGCAAATGAGCAAGGCAAAAGGATAATGCCCTTGGGTGATCACACTATAATGTTAGGAGATGTAGTGCATTCTGTCTCGGTTGAAATTTGA